Proteins co-encoded in one Aquincola tertiaricarbonis genomic window:
- the gph gene encoding phosphoglycolate phosphatase (PGP is an essential enzyme in the glycolate salvage pathway in higher organisms (photorespiration in plants). Phosphoglycolate results from the oxidase activity of RubisCO in the Calvin cycle when concentrations of carbon dioxide are low relative to oxygen. This enzyme is a member of the Haloacid Dehalogenase (HAD) superfamily of aspartate-nucleophile hydrolase enzymes (PF00702).): MSAESRAGIQAVLFDLDGTLIDSAPDLAGAANRLREQRGLPPVPYAQLRPLVGTGARGMIGGAFGIGPGDAEFETLRDEFLAIYERSLLQQTAVFTEMVPVLQALEAAGLPWGIVTNKAERFTHPVVQGLGLDQRAGAVVCGDTTPHAKPHPAPLLEAARRIGMAPETCVYVGDDLRDVQAGRAAGMATLAAAWGYLGQGEAIEAWGADALLDSPGQLLKWLRLA, translated from the coding sequence ATGAGCGCCGAGTCGCGCGCCGGCATCCAGGCGGTGCTGTTCGACCTGGACGGCACGCTGATCGACAGCGCGCCCGACCTGGCCGGTGCCGCCAATCGGCTGCGCGAACAGCGCGGTCTGCCGCCGGTGCCGTATGCCCAGCTGCGGCCGCTGGTGGGCACCGGGGCCCGCGGCATGATCGGCGGGGCCTTCGGCATCGGTCCGGGCGACGCTGAATTCGAGACCCTGCGTGACGAATTCCTCGCCATTTACGAGCGCAGCCTGTTGCAGCAGACCGCCGTGTTCACCGAGATGGTGCCGGTGCTGCAGGCGCTGGAAGCCGCCGGCCTGCCTTGGGGCATCGTGACCAACAAGGCCGAGCGCTTCACCCATCCCGTGGTGCAGGGCCTGGGTCTGGACCAGCGTGCGGGCGCGGTGGTGTGTGGTGACACCACGCCGCATGCCAAGCCGCATCCGGCGCCGCTGCTGGAGGCGGCCCGCCGCATCGGCATGGCGCCCGAGACCTGCGTGTACGTGGGCGACGACCTGCGCGACGTGCAGGCTGGCCGCGCCGCCGGCATGGCCACGCTGGCCGCTGCCTGGGGCTACCTGGGGCAGGGCGAAGCGATCGAGGCCTGGGGCGCCGATGCGTTGCTCGATTCTCCGGGCCAGCTCTTGAAATGGTTGCGGCTGGCTTAA
- a CDS encoding tyrosine-type recombinase/integrase, which translates to MARQLIPGDVTLRSIKPGDGRKRINDGNGLYLLLFVKGGAHGWRFDYSLQGTRKTLSLGTYPATGLAEARRKAEEARALVAKGVDPSEARKASKAEAERQRETQKRAEAGLPAADSFEAVAREWLARVHAAKVSEGHADRTRIRLEQEVFPWLGPRRIAELKAPDLLACLRRVEARGALETAHRVKQACGQVFRYGIATGRCERDVAADLRDALAPVHVTHHAAITDPVRVGELLRAIEAYKGHGTTRAALQLAPLVFLRPGELRQAEWSEFDLDAGVWTIPGSRMKRTKQAKVSGGAHLVPLCRQAVAILRDLQPLTGAGRYVFPNLRTRDRPMSDAAVLAALRRMGFPRDEMTGHGFRAMARTMLAERLGVDESVVEAQLAHAVRDSLGRAYNRTEFVDQRRQMMQTWADYLDRLRKGAEVVALPARTA; encoded by the coding sequence ATGGCCCGCCAGCTCATCCCCGGTGACGTCACCCTGCGCAGCATCAAGCCTGGGGACGGGCGCAAGCGCATCAACGATGGCAATGGCCTGTACCTGCTGCTGTTCGTGAAGGGCGGCGCGCACGGCTGGCGCTTCGACTACTCGCTGCAAGGCACACGCAAGACGCTGAGCCTTGGCACCTACCCGGCAACCGGCCTGGCCGAGGCCCGCCGCAAGGCCGAGGAGGCGCGCGCGCTGGTCGCCAAGGGGGTAGACCCCAGCGAGGCCCGCAAGGCGTCCAAGGCCGAGGCCGAGCGGCAGCGCGAAACGCAGAAGCGGGCCGAGGCTGGCTTGCCGGCGGCCGATAGCTTCGAGGCGGTGGCCCGTGAGTGGCTGGCCCGGGTGCACGCGGCCAAGGTCAGCGAGGGGCACGCCGATCGCACGCGCATCCGCCTGGAACAGGAGGTGTTCCCGTGGCTGGGCCCGCGGCGCATCGCCGAGCTGAAGGCGCCCGACCTGCTGGCCTGCCTGCGCCGCGTGGAAGCCCGCGGGGCGCTGGAAACCGCTCACCGCGTCAAGCAGGCCTGCGGCCAGGTGTTCCGCTACGGCATCGCCACGGGCCGCTGTGAGCGCGACGTGGCCGCCGATCTGCGTGATGCCCTTGCACCGGTCCACGTGACCCACCACGCGGCCATCACGGACCCGGTGCGGGTGGGTGAGCTGCTGCGCGCCATCGAGGCGTACAAGGGCCACGGCACCACGCGGGCCGCGCTGCAGCTCGCGCCGCTGGTCTTCCTGCGGCCGGGCGAGTTGCGCCAGGCCGAGTGGTCGGAGTTCGACCTTGATGCCGGCGTGTGGACCATCCCGGGCAGCCGCATGAAGCGGACCAAGCAGGCCAAGGTGAGCGGCGGTGCGCACCTGGTGCCGCTGTGCCGCCAGGCGGTGGCCATCCTGCGCGACCTGCAGCCGCTCACGGGCGCCGGCCGCTACGTGTTCCCCAACCTGCGCACGCGCGACCGGCCCATGTCCGATGCCGCGGTGCTGGCCGCGCTGCGGCGCATGGGCTTCCCGCGTGACGAGATGACCGGCCACGGCTTCCGGGCGATGGCCAGGACGATGCTGGCCGAGCGCCTGGGCGTGGATGAATCGGTGGTGGAAGCGCAGCTCGCCCACGCGGTGCGCGACAGCCTGGGGCGTGCGTACAACCGCACCGAGTTCGTCGACCAGCGGCGCCAGATGATGCAGACGTGGGCCGACTACCTGGACCGCCTGCGCAAGGGTGCCGAGGTGGTGGCCTTGCCCGCGCGCACGGCCTGA
- a CDS encoding helix-turn-helix transcriptional regulator, whose product MQLATVNRPQIPRDRLIRLPEVERVTGCKKSTIYLLMKRGEFPRCVQITPRMVAWPESAVLQFVQDRIAAAAAQQPGEGVAAA is encoded by the coding sequence ATGCAGCTGGCCACCGTCAACCGTCCCCAGATCCCCCGTGATCGCCTGATTCGCCTGCCCGAGGTGGAGCGGGTCACGGGCTGCAAAAAGTCCACCATCTACCTGCTGATGAAGCGCGGGGAGTTCCCGCGCTGTGTGCAGATCACGCCGCGCATGGTGGCCTGGCCAGAGTCGGCGGTGCTGCAGTTCGTGCAGGACCGCATCGCCGCCGCCGCCGCCCAGCAGCCCGGCGAAGGCGTGGCGGCTGCATGA
- a CDS encoding AAA family ATPase → MDFNVTRDQLHPRWLTPPRCKVHLVCGAPGSGKSTHVATHRQPGDTVIDVDEILAELAGLPLYVGDKAQWLGAAIDERNRRLQALAAQPADHVAWFIVGAADPAACQWWAVKLRTRSIVVIHTPRRECLARIAADPRRAHCQAEHIAAVNYWFDARERAWSAAQQRAERDSRRSDW, encoded by the coding sequence ATGGACTTCAACGTAACGCGGGACCAGCTTCACCCGCGGTGGCTCACGCCGCCGCGCTGCAAGGTGCACTTGGTGTGCGGTGCTCCGGGCAGCGGCAAGAGCACCCACGTGGCCACCCACCGCCAGCCCGGGGATACGGTCATCGACGTGGATGAGATCCTGGCCGAACTGGCGGGCTTGCCCCTCTACGTGGGCGACAAGGCGCAGTGGCTGGGGGCGGCCATCGATGAACGCAACCGCCGGCTGCAGGCCCTGGCCGCGCAGCCGGCCGACCACGTGGCCTGGTTCATCGTCGGCGCTGCCGACCCGGCGGCCTGCCAGTGGTGGGCCGTGAAGCTGCGCACGCGGTCCATCGTGGTCATCCACACGCCGCGCCGTGAATGCCTGGCCCGCATCGCGGCCGACCCTCGCCGGGCGCACTGCCAGGCCGAGCACATCGCGGCCGTGAACTACTGGTTCGACGCCAGGGAAAGAGCTTGGAGCGCTGCGCAGCAGCGGGCTGAGCGAGACAGCCGCCGCAGCGACTGGTGA
- a CDS encoding TOPRIM and DUF927 domain-containing protein: protein MRNAAGELLNLQRVLPQRPRDGSPEKRFLAGGRKTGLLHWIGQPEGAPLLLLAEGYATAASLHEATERPVAVCFDAGNLVHVAKALGERFPGVPQLVCGDDDRDTQDRSGKNPGRDKAASAARAARALQSPAATVFPVGLPEGGSDFNDLAAAAGGEVVRDVVERAAAALLAGKAPPPVEPAADAADAPPAARTGPTLRVLPGGKGKGAAEASGGSGGRGAGRGRDGGAGADGEDDDDGGGGEPPTFADPFFVDDHGVWHVARDAEGNEKKPVWICAPLHVTARTRADDANGWGNLLEFTDPDGNAKVWAMPAAMLSGEGSEWAGRLRDMGLRMAPGTRPRNLLAQYIDTRQLSERVTCTDRVGWHGGVYVLPSGCIGGDGESRRYVFQSESGMEDTFRRHGTLQQWQERVGALCVGNSRLLFAVSCALAGPMLRPAEVESGGFHFRGESSQGKTTALKVATSVWGRPSYMQRWRTTDNALEATAVQHCDCTLILDEFGQLDPRVAGDVSYMLANDQEKGRATRGGLSRKRRTWRLLFLSSGEVSLAQHMELAAKMPRAGQEVRMLDIPLDAGVGMGGLEQLHGLDRPAELADAITSAAAKFYGAAGRAWLEWAAAHFDTLTTAPAPRCAWASSAWSMARASR, encoded by the coding sequence ATGCGCAACGCTGCCGGCGAGCTGCTGAACCTGCAGCGGGTGCTGCCCCAGCGGCCGCGCGACGGCAGCCCGGAAAAACGCTTTCTGGCCGGTGGCCGCAAGACCGGGCTGTTGCACTGGATCGGCCAGCCTGAGGGCGCCCCGCTGTTGTTGCTGGCCGAGGGCTACGCCACCGCGGCCAGCCTGCACGAAGCCACGGAGCGGCCCGTGGCGGTGTGCTTCGACGCCGGCAACCTGGTGCACGTGGCCAAGGCCTTGGGCGAGCGGTTCCCCGGCGTGCCGCAACTGGTGTGCGGTGACGATGACCGCGACACGCAGGACCGCAGCGGCAAGAACCCGGGCCGCGACAAGGCCGCCAGCGCGGCCCGCGCCGCCAGGGCGCTGCAGTCCCCGGCCGCAACCGTGTTCCCCGTAGGCCTACCGGAAGGCGGCAGCGACTTCAACGACCTGGCCGCCGCTGCTGGAGGTGAGGTGGTGCGCGACGTGGTGGAGCGCGCCGCCGCTGCGCTGCTGGCCGGCAAGGCGCCGCCGCCGGTTGAGCCTGCGGCCGATGCTGCGGATGCGCCGCCGGCCGCACGGACGGGGCCTACGCTGCGCGTTCTGCCTGGTGGCAAGGGCAAGGGTGCGGCCGAGGCTTCGGGCGGCTCTGGCGGCCGCGGTGCTGGGCGTGGCCGCGACGGTGGGGCCGGCGCCGATGGTGAGGACGACGACGACGGCGGCGGCGGGGAACCGCCGACCTTCGCTGACCCGTTCTTCGTGGATGACCACGGCGTGTGGCACGTGGCCCGCGATGCCGAGGGGAACGAGAAAAAGCCGGTGTGGATCTGCGCTCCGCTGCACGTGACTGCGCGCACCCGGGCCGACGATGCGAACGGGTGGGGCAACCTCTTGGAGTTCACCGACCCGGACGGCAATGCCAAGGTGTGGGCCATGCCGGCGGCGATGCTGAGCGGGGAGGGAAGCGAGTGGGCCGGCCGGCTGCGGGACATGGGCCTGCGCATGGCGCCGGGCACGCGGCCGCGCAACCTCCTGGCGCAGTACATCGACACGCGCCAGCTCAGCGAGCGTGTGACATGCACCGACCGCGTGGGCTGGCACGGCGGCGTCTACGTGCTGCCCAGTGGCTGCATCGGTGGCGATGGCGAAAGCCGGCGCTACGTGTTCCAGAGCGAAAGCGGCATGGAAGACACCTTCCGCCGGCACGGCACGCTGCAGCAGTGGCAAGAGCGGGTCGGCGCGCTGTGCGTCGGCAACTCGCGGCTGCTGTTCGCGGTGAGCTGTGCGCTGGCCGGCCCGATGCTGCGGCCGGCCGAGGTGGAAAGCGGTGGCTTTCACTTCCGGGGTGAATCCAGCCAGGGCAAGACCACGGCCCTGAAGGTGGCCACCAGCGTGTGGGGCCGGCCGAGCTACATGCAGCGCTGGCGCACCACCGATAACGCGCTGGAAGCCACGGCGGTGCAGCACTGCGACTGCACCCTGATCCTCGATGAGTTCGGCCAGCTGGACCCGCGTGTTGCCGGGGATGTTTCCTACATGTTAGCCAACGATCAAGAGAAGGGCCGGGCCACCCGCGGCGGGCTCAGCCGCAAGCGCCGCACCTGGCGGCTGCTGTTCCTGTCGTCGGGTGAAGTGTCCCTGGCGCAGCACATGGAGCTGGCAGCGAAGATGCCGCGCGCTGGCCAGGAAGTGCGCATGCTCGATATCCCCTTGGATGCCGGCGTGGGCATGGGCGGCTTGGAGCAGCTGCACGGCCTGGACCGGCCCGCCGAGCTGGCCGACGCCATCACCAGCGCGGCCGCGAAGTTCTACGGCGCTGCGGGCCGGGCCTGGCTCGAATGGGCGGCCGCCCACTTCGACACGCTGACCACCGCGCCGGCACCCCGCTGCGCATGGGCTTCAAGCGCATGGTCGATGGCGAGGGCGAGCCGGTGA
- a CDS encoding HNH endonuclease, producing MPMAAPKPCAHPGCGQLVRDGTSRCSAHKVRPGSFADAGRGTRQERGYGAAWDRLRRRILVRDGGLCQPCLQAGHTTAAQAVDHIVNKATWRRRHGSLKGCDDEGNLQSICNDCHRQKTDREKRGEA from the coding sequence ATGCCCATGGCTGCCCCCAAGCCCTGTGCGCACCCGGGCTGCGGCCAGCTGGTGCGCGATGGCACCAGCCGCTGCAGTGCCCACAAGGTGCGCCCCGGCAGCTTTGCTGATGCGGGCCGTGGTACGCGCCAGGAACGCGGCTACGGCGCGGCCTGGGATCGCCTGCGGCGGCGCATCCTGGTGCGCGATGGCGGGCTGTGCCAGCCCTGCCTACAGGCCGGCCACACCACCGCGGCGCAGGCGGTCGACCACATCGTGAACAAGGCGACATGGCGCCGGCGCCATGGCTCGCTGAAGGGCTGCGACGACGAGGGCAATCTGCAGTCCATCTGCAACGACTGCCACCGCCAGAAGACCGACCGTGAGAAGCGGGGTGAGGCATGA
- a CDS encoding DUF4246 domain-containing protein — protein MTPAEFDAALAELRWKAADFTRRTGLVPNTAWRWRKGTTPIPEWVPEYLGMALEIQRLHARFVAPLRGAAAPAADPGADDEAAEAPETGSRGASLQ, from the coding sequence ATGACCCCTGCCGAGTTCGATGCAGCCTTGGCTGAGCTGCGATGGAAGGCCGCCGACTTCACCAGGCGCACGGGCCTGGTGCCTAACACCGCCTGGCGGTGGCGCAAGGGCACCACGCCGATTCCCGAATGGGTGCCTGAGTACCTGGGCATGGCCTTGGAGATCCAGCGGCTGCATGCCCGCTTCGTCGCGCCGCTGCGTGGCGCGGCTGCGCCGGCTGCTGATCCTGGTGCTGATGATGAGGCGGCAGAGGCGCCAGAAACGGGGAGTCGCGGCGCGTCCTTACAGTAA
- a CDS encoding MbcA/ParS/Xre antitoxin family protein: protein MSAAGLRAFERIAALWGLSVDEQLVLLGSPGRSTLFAWRKQPEKAHLSRDTLERLSNLLGIYKALQILLPDPAAADAWVRRPNTAAPFGGRSALQRMLAGNMSDLSAVRQYLDAVRGGGWS from the coding sequence ATGTCCGCCGCCGGCCTGCGGGCCTTCGAGCGCATCGCGGCCCTGTGGGGCCTGTCGGTGGATGAGCAACTGGTGCTGCTGGGCAGCCCGGGCCGGTCCACGCTGTTTGCCTGGCGCAAGCAGCCCGAGAAGGCGCATCTGTCGCGCGACACGCTGGAGCGGCTGTCCAACCTGCTGGGCATTTACAAGGCTTTGCAGATACTGCTGCCCGACCCCGCTGCGGCCGATGCCTGGGTGCGGCGGCCCAACACGGCAGCACCGTTCGGCGGGCGCAGTGCGCTGCAGCGCATGCTGGCCGGCAACATGAGCGACCTGTCCGCGGTGCGCCAGTACCTGGATGCCGTGCGCGGAGGTGGATGGTCGTGA
- a CDS encoding RES family NAD+ phosphorylase, whose product MVVTAVRRVRWAQACRIVPTRHPSVYLFDRVASPDDFDALYALEAMTNDRVRDEVGQIQLVPPADRIFGPGTGPIMAAFTHLNPLGSRFSDGSFGVFYAAADRATAVAETRYHHGRFLAATAQGPMHLSMRLYKVTIDARLHDLRPEDAVPAAVYHPDDYGASQALGRRLHDEGSAGVAYRSVRHPGGQCVGLFKPQGARACVHAAVLLYAWNGQAFTDVYEKVE is encoded by the coding sequence ATGGTCGTGACCGCCGTACGCCGGGTCCGTTGGGCGCAGGCCTGCCGGATCGTGCCGACGCGCCATCCGTCGGTCTACCTGTTCGACCGCGTGGCCAGCCCCGACGACTTCGATGCGCTGTATGCGCTGGAAGCGATGACCAACGACCGCGTGCGCGACGAAGTGGGCCAGATCCAGCTGGTGCCGCCGGCCGACCGCATCTTCGGCCCTGGCACCGGGCCCATCATGGCGGCCTTCACGCACCTCAATCCATTGGGCAGCCGATTTTCCGATGGCAGCTTCGGCGTGTTCTACGCGGCGGCCGACCGCGCCACCGCGGTGGCCGAGACGCGCTACCACCATGGCCGCTTTTTGGCCGCCACCGCGCAGGGGCCCATGCACCTGTCGATGCGGCTGTACAAGGTGACCATCGACGCCCGCCTGCACGACCTGCGGCCCGAGGATGCGGTGCCCGCGGCCGTGTACCACCCCGACGACTATGGCGCCTCGCAGGCCCTGGGCCGCCGGCTGCACGACGAAGGCTCGGCCGGCGTGGCCTACCGCAGCGTGCGCCATCCGGGTGGCCAGTGCGTGGGCCTGTTCAAGCCGCAAGGCGCGCGGGCCTGCGTGCATGCGGCGGTGCTGCTGTACGCGTGGAACGGCCAGGCCTTCACCGACGTGTACGAGAAGGTGGAATGA
- a CDS encoding DUF1624 domain-containing protein, producing the protein MSTLPVTAPRFERLDALRGAAMVWMMGFHLCFDLQQFRLIAPQNFYEDPFWTVQRSLIVSLFLLCAGAGQAVALVQAQPAGRFWRRWAQVLVCALLVSAGSAWMFPRSWISFGVLHGMAVMLLLVRFGLPRRVLGRGGTPLLLLGVGAVLVALPLGVQHPFFDSRWTNWVGLVTRKPATEDYVPLLPWLGVMLWGLAVMLWAMGRRAAWLALPVPPALRPLVLLGRWPLTVYMLHQPLFIGVLTFFTRA; encoded by the coding sequence ATGAGCACGCTGCCGGTGACAGCGCCGCGCTTCGAGCGGCTGGACGCGCTGCGCGGCGCGGCCATGGTGTGGATGATGGGCTTCCACCTGTGCTTTGACCTGCAGCAGTTCCGGCTCATCGCGCCGCAGAACTTCTACGAAGACCCGTTCTGGACGGTGCAGCGCAGCCTGATCGTCAGCCTGTTTCTGCTGTGCGCCGGCGCTGGCCAGGCAGTGGCGCTGGTGCAGGCGCAGCCGGCCGGCCGCTTCTGGCGGCGCTGGGCGCAGGTGCTGGTGTGCGCGCTGCTGGTGTCGGCCGGCTCGGCCTGGATGTTTCCGCGCAGCTGGATCAGCTTTGGCGTGCTGCACGGCATGGCGGTGATGCTGCTGCTGGTGCGCTTCGGCCTGCCGCGCCGCGTGCTGGGCCGCGGCGGCACGCCCCTGCTGCTGCTGGGCGTGGGCGCGGTGCTGGTGGCCCTGCCGCTGGGGGTGCAGCACCCGTTCTTCGACAGCCGCTGGACCAACTGGGTGGGCCTGGTGACCCGCAAGCCCGCTACCGAAGACTACGTGCCGCTGCTGCCCTGGCTGGGCGTGATGCTGTGGGGCCTGGCCGTGATGCTGTGGGCCATGGGCCGCCGCGCGGCGTGGCTGGCGTTGCCGGTGCCGCCAGCACTGCGCCCGCTGGTGCTGCTGGGGCGCTGGCCGCTGACGGTGTACATGCTGCACCAGCCGCTCTTCATCGGTGTGCTGACCTTCTTCACGCGGGCTTGA
- a CDS encoding universal stress protein produces MKILIAADGSPFTKRMLGYLAAHDEWLGKHHQYTVLTVHAPLPPHAASAVGREACDRYYQEEAAAVLEPVRKFFAQQGLEGQFQSKVGAVAATIAETADHGGFDLVLMGSHGHGSLATLVLGSVTSKVLSLTKTPVLVVK; encoded by the coding sequence ATGAAGATCCTGATTGCCGCCGATGGCAGCCCGTTCACCAAGCGCATGCTGGGTTATCTGGCCGCGCACGACGAGTGGCTGGGCAAGCACCACCAGTACACCGTGCTGACGGTGCATGCGCCGCTGCCGCCGCATGCCGCTTCGGCCGTCGGCCGCGAGGCCTGCGACCGCTACTACCAGGAAGAAGCCGCCGCCGTGCTAGAGCCGGTGCGCAAGTTCTTTGCGCAGCAGGGCCTGGAGGGGCAGTTCCAGTCCAAGGTGGGCGCAGTGGCAGCCACCATCGCCGAGACGGCCGACCATGGCGGCTTCGACCTGGTGCTGATGGGCTCGCACGGCCATGGCTCGCTGGCCACGCTGGTGCTGGGGTCGGTCACGTCCAAGGTGCTGAGTCTGACCAAGACGCCGGTGCTGGTCGTCAAGTAG
- the rlmB gene encoding 23S rRNA (guanosine(2251)-2'-O)-methyltransferase RlmB, with the protein MSSKVLFGFHAVTVRLKTAPSSISEIHVDGSRRDARMRQFVERAKAAGVKLVDSDDERLSRIGGTTRHQGVVAKVSPLPQQHSLDDVLDQVDGPPLVLVLDGVTDPHNLGACLRVADGAGAHAVVAPRDHAVGLNATVAKVASGAAETVPYLMVTNLARTLNELKDRGLQIVGTSDDAEQTLYDVDFTGPVALVLGAEGPGMRQLTRKTCDLLVRIPMRGAVESLNVSVASGVCLYEALRQRGGA; encoded by the coding sequence ATGAGTTCCAAGGTCCTGTTCGGCTTCCATGCCGTCACCGTGCGCTTGAAGACGGCTCCGTCGTCGATCAGCGAAATCCATGTCGATGGCAGCCGCCGCGACGCCCGCATGCGCCAGTTCGTCGAACGCGCGAAGGCGGCCGGCGTCAAGCTGGTCGACAGCGACGACGAGCGCCTGTCGCGCATCGGCGGCACCACCCGCCACCAGGGCGTGGTGGCCAAGGTCAGCCCACTGCCGCAGCAGCACAGCCTGGACGACGTGCTCGACCAGGTGGACGGCCCGCCGCTGGTGCTGGTGCTGGACGGCGTGACCGACCCGCACAACCTGGGCGCCTGCCTGCGCGTGGCCGATGGCGCCGGCGCCCATGCCGTGGTGGCCCCGCGCGACCATGCCGTGGGCCTGAATGCCACGGTGGCCAAGGTGGCCAGCGGCGCGGCCGAGACCGTGCCCTACCTGATGGTGACCAACCTGGCCCGCACGCTGAACGAACTGAAGGACCGCGGCCTGCAGATCGTCGGCACCAGCGACGATGCCGAGCAGACGCTGTACGACGTCGACTTCACCGGCCCGGTGGCGCTGGTGCTGGGCGCCGAAGGCCCGGGCATGCGCCAGCTCACCCGCAAGACCTGCGACCTGCTGGTGCGCATTCCGATGCGCGGCGCGGTGGAAAGCCTGAACGTCTCGGTGGCCTCGGGCGTGTGCCTGTACGAGGCCCTGCGCCAGCGTGGCGGCGCCTGA
- a CDS encoding SIR2 family NAD-dependent protein deacylase: MAAPDEAAVQRLRPRLARAERVCVLTGAGMSAESGIPTFRDAQSGLWARYDPMQLASEAGFRADPGLVWDWYQQRREGVRRAQPNAGHLALAEFARRRPDVLTLVTQNVDDLHQRAGLDGVLRLHGDILQDRWLAPSRHANGCHADPQQPGRPPACTVCGNLMRPGVVWFGEALPAEVLQQAEAAARQAQVMLVVGTSGAVWPAAGLAALARRGGAHVVIVNPQATEIDGDADEHLAGTAAELLPRLLAPVA; the protein is encoded by the coding sequence GTGGCGGCGCCTGACGAAGCGGCCGTCCAACGGCTGCGCCCGCGCCTGGCGCGGGCCGAGCGGGTGTGCGTGCTCACCGGCGCCGGCATGAGCGCCGAGAGCGGCATTCCGACGTTTCGCGACGCGCAGTCGGGCCTGTGGGCCCGCTACGACCCGATGCAGCTGGCCAGCGAGGCCGGCTTTCGCGCCGACCCCGGCCTCGTGTGGGACTGGTACCAGCAGCGGCGCGAAGGCGTGCGCCGCGCGCAGCCGAATGCCGGGCACCTGGCGCTGGCCGAGTTCGCCCGCCGCCGCCCCGACGTGCTGACGCTGGTGACGCAGAACGTGGACGACCTGCACCAGCGCGCCGGCCTGGACGGCGTGCTGCGCCTGCATGGCGACATCCTGCAGGACCGCTGGCTGGCACCCAGCCGGCATGCCAACGGCTGCCACGCCGATCCGCAGCAGCCCGGCCGGCCGCCGGCCTGCACGGTGTGCGGCAACCTGATGCGGCCCGGCGTGGTGTGGTTCGGCGAGGCCTTGCCCGCCGAGGTGCTGCAGCAGGCCGAAGCCGCCGCACGCCAGGCGCAGGTGATGCTGGTGGTGGGCACTTCGGGCGCCGTGTGGCCGGCGGCCGGTCTGGCTGCGTTGGCCCGGCGCGGCGGCGCGCACGTGGTCATCGTCAACCCGCAGGCCACCGAGATCGACGGCGATGCCGACGAGCACCTGGCGGGCACCGCGGCCGAGCTGCTGCCGCGACTGCTGGCGCCGGTGGCCTGA
- a CDS encoding histidine phosphatase family protein: protein MTKSAVPAADRGPRRRLLAALLLATSLLPGLGHAQAQGASAAVMAALREPGTIVLMRHARAPGVGDPAGFKIDDCSTQRNLNDEGRADARALGQRLREAGVPVGRVLSSAWCRCLETARLLGVGPVQAHPAFASIFPEDAKGDEITAQARRVIADWRGPGVLLAVTHQVNIQALAGVNTSSGEMVVLKKRPDGTLQEVGRLQP from the coding sequence ATGACCAAGTCCGCCGTACCCGCCGCCGACCGCGGCCCGCGCCGCCGGCTGCTGGCCGCGCTGCTGCTGGCCACCAGCCTGCTCCCCGGCCTGGGCCATGCCCAGGCCCAGGGCGCCAGCGCCGCCGTGATGGCCGCGCTGCGCGAGCCCGGCACCATCGTGCTGATGCGCCATGCGCGAGCGCCCGGTGTCGGCGACCCGGCAGGCTTCAAGATCGACGACTGCAGCACCCAGCGCAACCTCAACGACGAAGGCCGCGCCGACGCACGCGCCCTGGGCCAGCGCCTGCGCGAAGCCGGCGTGCCGGTGGGCCGGGTGCTCAGCTCGGCCTGGTGCCGCTGCCTGGAAACCGCGCGGCTGCTGGGCGTGGGGCCGGTGCAGGCGCATCCGGCCTTCGCCAGCATCTTCCCTGAAGATGCCAAGGGCGACGAGATCACGGCCCAGGCACGCCGGGTGATCGCCGACTGGCGCGGCCCCGGCGTGCTGCTGGCGGTGACGCACCAGGTCAACATCCAGGCGCTGGCGGGCGTCAACACCTCGTCGGGCGAGATGGTGGTGCTGAAGAAGCGGCCCGACGGCACGCTGCAGGAGGTGGGGCGGCTGCAGCCCTGA